ATTTATATGGAGGTAGCTATCGCTATTTTAAAGACTTAGAGAAACAAGGATTGTATCAGTTTATTTATGTCGATGATGAAGCAGGATTTGAAAAAGAAATCACGGAGAAAACAACAGCAGTGTTTATTGAAACACCAACAAATCCTTTAATGAGTGAAGTTTCGATTGAAAAGGTCGCTGTTTTTGCTAAAAAACATCATGCGCAGTTGGTCGTTGATAATACTTTCTACACACCACTACTTCAAAAACCATTAGAGTTAGGTGCGGATGTTGTGATTCATAGTGCAACCAAATATTTAGGCGGTCATAATGATTTGCTGGCAGGAGCTGTGATTGCACGCTCACAAGAAGTTGGCGAGCAATTGGCGTATAGTTTGAACACTACAGGAGCTGTTTTATCTCCTTTTGATAGCTGGTTATTGATTAGAGGAATGAAAACTCTAGCATTACGGATGGCAAGACATGAAGAAAATGCGCGGGCCGTTGTAGCGTATTTAAAAACCAGCACGTACGTTAAAGAAGTGATGTATCCAGGTCGTGGTGGAATGCTGAGTTTTAAAATAAAGAATCAAAAAATGATCAAAGACTTTTTACGAAATTTATCGATTTTTACTTTTGCAGAAAGTCTGGGTGGGGTTGAAAGCTTGATTACTTACCCAACGACACAAACACATGCGGATATTCCAAAGGCGTTAAGAGAGTCTTATGGATTAACACCAGATTTATTGAGAATTTCGACAGGAATTGAGGCTAGTGAGGATTTGATTGCAGATTTGAAACAGGCATTTGAATCGTTAAACTAAAAAAAGAGGAAAAAACAAAAATTGTTTTTTCCTCTTTTTTTGATACGCTCAAAACCAAAATAATCGAGTGACGGTCCCAAAACAGATATCCGTACTTCTTTTCCCTAAAATTTCACCATCAGCATGAACATATTGAGGAACCGTTGACACAATCCGAAGTTTACTGGATTGAAAATGATGAAAGTATTTTGAGTGCATATGTTTTTTTTGAATCAATAATAAAATCAGCCAGAAAATTTTAAACATATTGATCCTCTCCACTAAGACAAAATCCAGAACAGGTTTGCGTGGATCAGCAACAGGGGCGATTGGTACCCCGCCGCCAAAATAAGGATGCTTTGTTACGGTGCATAAAAACGCACGATCAAATTCAAGTTTTTTTCCATTGAGTTCAACTAAAATAGGAAATCCTTTTTGTGAGAATAATACCTTTAAAATAGAAAATATATAAGATAAAGAGCCCATGTTGAACTTATTTAGTGCACTTTTTGATGTAGATGCATTTGCTGCGTTGACGATAGCCGCATCTAGACCGATGCCAATATTGTTGACAGCAAAACCTACTTCATCTTGAATCGATTCGGCATACGTGATTATTTGTATTTCTTGTGGTGTCTCGGCTTTAAGCAATTGAAAAAAAGCTTTTTCAGCTTGTTTAGCGATTCCAACCCCACGGGCAAAATCATTACCTGAACCACATGGGATATACCCAAGCGGGATGTTAGGATCAAAGTTTTCTAAAGCATTGACTACGCTATGTAGAGTACCATCTCCGCCAAGAACGACTAAAAGTGGAAAAGAGTCAATTTCCAGCTCAGTGTTCCAAGGAATCAGCGTTTCTTGTGCTAGCTGTTGAACAATGGCAATTTCATGTCCAGCATGCTCTGTATAAAAAGTCGTGTAATCAATATTGGCTGTTTGCAATTGTTTGATGATCTTTTCAGCGGCTTTACGCCCAGTACCGCTACCAGCATTTTCATTGATGACGAGATAAAAATGTTTCTTCATTTGTTTCCTCCTTGTACAAAGTCCTATTATACCAGACATGGGAATAATTAAGAATAATGGATGCTTGAAAAATATAAATAAGAAAAGAATCCTGAAAGATATTGTGACTAATCATTGTGAAACGACCAATTATGAGATATAATGCCTACGTATCATTTTTTGAGGAAAATTGTTCCTCAACAAGGTTCATCAACCATCCCTTGTAAAAAAACTCGGAGAAAGAAGGGGAAACTATGCAAAATACTGTTACATCAAACAGTAAGGTAAAAGCAATTACTATGAATGGTATTGTGATGGCGTTATATCTTGGCTTAACTATTTTAGTAGCACCGGTTTCGTCAGGCCCAATCCAATTTAGAATTTCTGAAAGTTTGAATCATTTAGTTGTATTCAATCGTAAATTGATGTGGGGCGTTTTAGGTGGAGTCGTTGTCTATAATTTTTTCTTTGGCTTTGGAGCCATGGATGCATTATATGGCGGACTACAATCATTTATTTCATTAGGTTTAACAGCGCTACTACAAAAAAGAGTACCTAATGTCATCGCTCGTTTGGCGCTAAATACATTGTTTTTCACTGCTACAATGTGTATTATTGCCTACATGTTGGCACCCGCTGGCGGAGCAGCCTTTTGGGGGAATTACGCGACATTGGCACTCAGTGAATTTGCGACAATGGCTGTTGCGGCACCTGTGATGTATTGGATCAATAAAACAGTTCACTTTGAAAAACGACTTTGATCATTAAAGAGAAGTGATCAATAGTTATATTTTAAGAGGTTAGATCAAGACTCATAATAGTTTTGATGTAGCCTCTTAAAATTTTCTAACCAATTTCATGAAAAACTTTACTGTTCCTGTAGAATAAATTATGATAAGGTAATACAGAAGCGAAAATGTAGAGGAGTTTTTTTAGAATGTTTGAATTTAAAATTGGCGTTGATGCCAAAGAACACGATAAATTTGTTGAAAGCCACCCTTTATGCAACTTATTACAATCGTCTGCATGGGCAAAAGTAAAGGATAACTGGGGATCAGAAATCGTTGGTGTTTACGAAAATGGAATCTTAGTTGCTTCCAGCTTGGTATTGATCAGACCATTACCAATGAAATTTTCGATGCTCTACACGCCACGTGGTCCGATTATGGATTATACAAATTCAGAACTGGTTACCTTTTTTTTAAAAGAGCTAAAGCAGTTTGGCAAGAAAAAAAGAGCATTGTTTGTAAAAATGGACCCAACAGTTCATTATAAAAATTTCCATATAGGTGAAGAACAAATAATCAATGCTCAGGCTCAAACGATCATCGATAACATTGTTAAAAGTGGAGCTAAACATCAAGGCTTGACAATGGCGATGGATGCCACGATCCAACCACGTTTTCAAGCCAATATTTATAAAGAAGATTTTAGTGAAGAACAGCTATCAAAAAGCACTAAGAAAATGATGAAACAAGCGCACAAAAAAGGTGTCACTGTTAAAATGGGGCATACTGAATTAGTGGATGATTTTGCGAAAGTCATCGAATTGACGACTGAACGTCAAAATATCTCACTTCGAAATAGTGATTATTTTAAAAAATTATTAACGATTTATCCTGAGAATTCTTTTATCATGTTGGCGCAAGTGAACTTGAAAGAACGTTTTGAAGAGACCAAGCAACGCTTTGATAAAAACAAAGAAGATTTAGCCAACTTAAAAGAAAATCAAGTGAAAAAACGTCATAATTTAGAGGAGCTTGATTTTTCCCTTACACGAGAAATGAAGGAGCTTGAAGAAAATATCACGCATTCTGGTGATGTTGCAGTTGTAGCAGGAGCTTTAGCGATTACTTTTGGTTCAACAAGTGAAATTCTATATGCTGGACTTGATGATCGCTATAAACGTTATATGCCTGCTTATGTGACTTGGTTTGATGCCATCAACGAATGTTTTGAACGTGGCTGTACGTCATGTAATATGGGGGGATTAGAAGGCAGTTTAAGTGATGGCTTGATCAAATTTAAATCTAACTTCAATCCAACCGTGAATGAATTTATTGGTGAATTTGATTTACCAGTCAATGGTTTACTGTTTAAAGCAAGCGAATTTGCATATAAATTAAAAAAACAAAAGAAATAAGCTTTACGAAAATCACTAAATCCCAGTATAAGGATAAAAAACCAAGCAGCTCATTTTAATGAGTCGCTTGGTTTTTTTACTATTAAATTTTTTCCCAAACGGGTGAAGTTCCAGGCTGGTTCCCTTGTGTCCACCATTTAGCTTTAAATGTATTTCCTTGGAATGTTACGATGTTGCCACCAGTATATGCTTTTTTAGATTCCCATTCCATCGTCTTATTAGAAAGAGATTTCCACGCATCTGATTGATCAGGACGATTCCCTTGTGTCCACCATTTAGCTTCATATTCCGTCCCATTGTAGAATACTTTATTTCCAGCAGTGTACACTTTAGTGCTTTCCCAAGTAGAAAGTTGTGTTTCTGTTTCTTTTGTTTTTATTGTGATACTATCGCTTTTGAGCGACTCTTTGTTTTTACTATCAAAAGCTGAGATTTGATAGGTATAAGCAGTATTAGCTTGTAAACCAGTATCTTTAAATGAAGGGACTTTTACGGTACTGATTTTTACGCCATTGCGATAAATATTATAGCCGACAACACCAATTGAGCTATTTGAAGCAGTCCAAGTTAAGTCAAGTGAATTTTCTGAGATGTTACTAGAAATAATATTCACTGGTTTTGTCGGAGCAGGAGCTTCAACGATAGGGGCTGTTGGTGTTTTTACTTGCAAGTTTGCACTCTTTTCAGAAACTATACCTGCTGTATTGACTGAGGCAATTGTATAGTTATAAGTGGTGATCGGTTGTACCATTTTGTCTGTAAAGTCAGTTGCAGCCGTTCTAGCAATCTCTTCACCATCTCGATAAACAATGTATTCTTTAATTTGTGTGTTTCCTTGTTTTGAAACCCAATTGAATTTTACTAGATTATGTTTCAGATCTAGAACAGAAAGATTTGTCGGTGCAGCTGGTTTTTCTGGTTGGGTTGGATCGATTGGGCTGATTGGATTTTTCATCTCATCACGGTATTCCCAAATTTTATGCGTTAATTTTGGATATTTTTGGACTGCTTGTTTGGTTTCAGAAGTGATTGGTAACCCCCACATTTCAAAATAGGGAACTAAGTTTTTGTTAGCGATTTTTGAAGTTGATGTAATAAAATATTGTTGTTTTGCAGAATCGCTACCTAAGCTTTTCGCTTCTTCTCTGTACAATTTATGCAGTTGAGGATAAAAATTATCGCCAAAAGCTAGTTCTAGCTGCCAGAACATTCCTAATTTCACAAAAAGATCTTTGTTTTCATCGTAGTTTTTAGTTGGTTGCTTGAAATAAGCAAAGATTTTATCGTATACATTTTCACGTTCTAAACGACTTCTACCGCCAAATTGTTTTTCACTTCTCATACTGTAAATATTGACCGTTACTTCTGTTTGGTTTTTCCAAGTCATACGGTTCATTTGGTAGGTGTGTCCAAGTTCATGCATAGGACCCCAAAGTGTGTCGGTGCTAGCAGTCAAAAGCTTTTCCATACCAGAGTCTTTAGAATAAGCAGTATGGCTGAACCAAGCATACATATAATAACCTGATTCTTGGGTTTCACGCATATGTTGAATTAGTCCTCGGCTCCGTCTATGTAAAGATGAGCTGTTATCCAAGCCAGATGATTGATCATGAATTTTTACTACTTTATCATACGTTTCAACGATTCGTTGAGGACTTTTTACTTGGCTTAAAGTGGCTTTAGAGCCAGTCACTAAGGTATGTTTTCCTATTAATTCATATCCGGGGGCATTAGGATTCTGACGGACTTGATTTTGCCAATCAGC
This sequence is a window from Enterococcus sp. 7F3_DIV0205. Protein-coding genes within it:
- a CDS encoding PLP-dependent transferase codes for the protein MEKKSQSGEVQTDTFLAQIGNHQNPVTGSINTPIYFSTTYEHPTLGESTGYDYTRTKNPTREVVESALAVLENGAVGLATSSGMSAVQLVFSQFPVGSQIVASRDLYGGSYRYFKDLEKQGLYQFIYVDDEAGFEKEITEKTTAVFIETPTNPLMSEVSIEKVAVFAKKHHAQLVVDNTFYTPLLQKPLELGADVVIHSATKYLGGHNDLLAGAVIARSQEVGEQLAYSLNTTGAVLSPFDSWLLIRGMKTLALRMARHEENARAVVAYLKTSTYVKEVMYPGRGGMLSFKIKNQKMIKDFLRNLSIFTFAESLGGVESLITYPTTQTHADIPKALRESYGLTPDLLRISTGIEASEDLIADLKQAFESLN
- a CDS encoding diacylglycerol/lipid kinase family protein; the encoded protein is MKKHFYLVINENAGSGTGRKAAEKIIKQLQTANIDYTTFYTEHAGHEIAIVQQLAQETLIPWNTELEIDSFPLLVVLGGDGTLHSVVNALENFDPNIPLGYIPCGSGNDFARGVGIAKQAEKAFFQLLKAETPQEIQIITYAESIQDEVGFAVNNIGIGLDAAIVNAANASTSKSALNKFNMGSLSYIFSILKVLFSQKGFPILVELNGKKLEFDRAFLCTVTKHPYFGGGVPIAPVADPRKPVLDFVLVERINMFKIFWLILLLIQKKHMHSKYFHHFQSSKLRIVSTVPQYVHADGEILGKRSTDICFGTVTRLFWF
- a CDS encoding QueT transporter family protein, encoding MQNTVTSNSKVKAITMNGIVMALYLGLTILVAPVSSGPIQFRISESLNHLVVFNRKLMWGVLGGVVVYNFFFGFGAMDALYGGLQSFISLGLTALLQKRVPNVIARLALNTLFFTATMCIIAYMLAPAGGAAFWGNYATLALSEFATMAVAAPVMYWINKTVHFEKRL
- a CDS encoding aminoacyltransferase, which codes for MFEFKIGVDAKEHDKFVESHPLCNLLQSSAWAKVKDNWGSEIVGVYENGILVASSLVLIRPLPMKFSMLYTPRGPIMDYTNSELVTFFLKELKQFGKKKRALFVKMDPTVHYKNFHIGEEQIINAQAQTIIDNIVKSGAKHQGLTMAMDATIQPRFQANIYKEDFSEEQLSKSTKKMMKQAHKKGVTVKMGHTELVDDFAKVIELTTERQNISLRNSDYFKKLLTIYPENSFIMLAQVNLKERFEETKQRFDKNKEDLANLKENQVKKRHNLEELDFSLTREMKELEENITHSGDVAVVAGALAITFGSTSEILYAGLDDRYKRYMPAYVTWFDAINECFERGCTSCNMGGLEGSLSDGLIKFKSNFNPTVNEFIGEFDLPVNGLLFKASEFAYKLKKQKK
- a CDS encoding M60 family metallopeptidase, encoding MKKNKLYVSMGTSLLALAAAGILHTTTVDAVSESNVTNGNIEQKNGEQRAGIQSELLQSEDTAVYRKNQLDNTFGPSNNQSSGVYKRSTDSITIYVDEKTDQTAMPTYTISPIILNSYQEGNPQKIALKKGKNTINNSTEGIIHLQNITNATTQQKLVVTVDGGVKLPRFILGKTTEADWQNQVRQNPNAPGYELIGKHTLVTGSKATLSQVKSPQRIVETYDKVVKIHDQSSGLDNSSSLHRRSRGLIQHMRETQESGYYMYAWFSHTAYSKDSGMEKLLTASTDTLWGPMHELGHTYQMNRMTWKNQTEVTVNIYSMRSEKQFGGRSRLERENVYDKIFAYFKQPTKNYDENKDLFVKLGMFWQLELAFGDNFYPQLHKLYREEAKSLGSDSAKQQYFITSTSKIANKNLVPYFEMWGLPITSETKQAVQKYPKLTHKIWEYRDEMKNPISPIDPTQPEKPAAPTNLSVLDLKHNLVKFNWVSKQGNTQIKEYIVYRDGEEIARTAATDFTDKMVQPITTYNYTIASVNTAGIVSEKSANLQVKTPTAPIVEAPAPTKPVNIISSNISENSLDLTWTASNSSIGVVGYNIYRNGVKISTVKVPSFKDTGLQANTAYTYQISAFDSKNKESLKSDSITIKTKETETQLSTWESTKVYTAGNKVFYNGTEYEAKWWTQGNRPDQSDAWKSLSNKTMEWESKKAYTGGNIVTFQGNTFKAKWWTQGNQPGTSPVWEKI